One genomic segment of Brassica napus cultivar Da-Ae chromosome A3, Da-Ae, whole genome shotgun sequence includes these proteins:
- the BNAA03G07900D gene encoding uncharacterized protein At1g15400: protein MALQRSTTSFRRQGSSGLIWNDRFLSGEIRNDERKEDRRNDHRDGSMAATTATVKRSASDGGRSNGGRLEISPTLDPPSPEISAGCGFCSMFSSNRRRRRRGRSSSAGSS from the coding sequence ATGGCGTTGCAAAGATCGACCACGTCGTTCAGGAGACAAGGATCATCGGGACTCATCTGGAACGACAGGTTCTTGAGCGGAGAAATCCGTAACGACGAAAGAAAAGAAGACCGACGTAACGATCATCGAGACGGTTCAATGGCTGCCACCACCGCAACAGTGAAACGCAGCGCATCTGATGGAGGACGTAGCAACGGTGGACGGTTGGAGATTTCTCCAACTTTGGATCCACCTTCCCCTGAAATATCTGCTGGCTGTGGCTTCTGTTCTATGTTTTCGTCTAATCGAAGAAGGAGACGCAGAGGAAGATCATCAAGCGCTGGAAGTTCATAA
- the BNAA03G07910D gene encoding uncharacterized protein BNAA03G07910D, which produces MNMANEEKPKKKKSLMNFYKFSTTTSKKSLINPKSTPNKVQIPPSSVYQEEVSKSIVVQSSKTQNHLRRDIFELKTTSNERKKGGGGGAAEEGRKSVSHVERDTEARIAAAAEMLTVRILAADMPGFMQAHAFRCARTTLDSLEKFSSKHMAFNLKKEFDKGYGPAWHCIVGSSFGSFVTHSTGCFIYFSMDKLYILLFKTKVRPASPH; this is translated from the exons atgaatatggCAAACGAAGAGaaaccaaaaaagaagaaaagtctcATGAACTTCTACAAGTTCTCCACCACCACTTCGAAGAAGTcactcataaaccctaaatccacaCCAAACAAAGTCCAGATCCCACCATCATCAGTATATCAAGAAGAGGTATCGAAATCAATCGTGGTCCAGTCAAGTAAAACACAAAACCATCTAAGGAGGGACATCTTCGAGTTAAAGACTACTAGTAATGAGAGAAAGaaaggcggtggtggtggtgcggCGGAGGAGGGGAGGAAGTCGGTGTCTCACGTGGAGAGGGATACGGAGGCGAGGATAGCGGCAGCGGCGGAGATGTTAACGGTGAGGATATTAGCAGCGGACATGCCGGGGTTTATGCAAGCACATGCGTTTAGGTGTGCGAGAACGACGTTAGATAGTTTGGAGAAGTTTAGTTCGAAGCACATGGCTTTCAATCTCAAGAAG GAGTTTGACAAAGGGTATGGACCAGCATGGCATTGCATAGTGGGGTCAAGTTTCGGATCGTTCGTGACACATTCCACAggttgttttatttatttctcaaTGGACAAACTCTACATTCTCCTCTTCAAAACCAAAGTTCGTCCTGCTTCTCCCcattga
- the BNAA03G07920D gene encoding uncharacterized protein BNAA03G07920D, protein MGHVIRLLLINPPPPSSSSSPLLQLRRRTSLDSNYVFSLRTSITKSKPRFSCLFSGGNQREEQARKALESALGGKKNEFDKWDKEIKKREESGGNGGGGGGWFGGGRGWFSGDHFWNEAQQITITLLAILLVYMIVAKGGVMAAFVLNPLLYALRGTREGLTSLSSKLTGGKVSKVNGDESEEMWKKDGFSEVSAKESVVRKWGSD, encoded by the exons ATGGGTCACGTCATCCGATTGCTGCTTAtaaatcctcctcctccttcttcttcttcctcgccgCTTCTCCAACTCCGGCGCCGGACTAGTCTCGACTCCAACTATGTCTTCTCTCTGCGAACCTCAATTACCAAAAGCAAGCCCAGATTCTCTTGTCTTTTCTCCGGCGGCAACCAGAGGGAG GAGCAAGCCCGTAAAGCATTGGAAAGCGCTCTTGGCGGGAAGAAGAATGAGTTTGACAAGTGGGACAAAGAGATCAAGAAAAGGGAAGAATCTGGTGGcaatggaggaggaggtggaggctgGTTTGGAGGTGGTCGCGGTTGGTTTAGTGGCGATCACTTCTGGAATGAAGCACAGCAGATTACCATTACCCTCTTAGCAATACTTCTCGTG TATATGATAGTTGCGAAAGGTGGAGTAATGGCTGCGTTTGTGTTAAACCCGTTGTTGTATGCCCTGCGAGGAACACGAGAAGGGTTGACTTCTCTAAGCTCCAAACTCACGGGAGGAAAAGTTTCTAAAGTGAATGGTGATGAGTCAGAGGAGATGTGGAAGAAGGATGGTTTTAGTGAGGTCTCTGCTAAAGAAAGCGTTGTCCGGAAATGGGGAAGTGACTGA